A region of Dermabacter vaginalis DNA encodes the following proteins:
- a CDS encoding Na+/H+ antiporter NhaC family protein: protein MVETYPILTLVPPLLAILLVIMTKRVLISLFAGVVSGAILIADFAPLASLKEVGKAALGLVWEDGGLNWYTILIIAFLLELGIITSLVLMAGGTSAFSDWVEKRVKTRRGAQILTGLLSLSFFIDDYFNALSVGQIARPISDRQRVSRAKLSYLIDSGAAPVVVLIPFSSWGASLIGIMSPILAASALQMSEVEAFVRAALMNFYAVAALVFLWLVIAWQLNFGPMRKEEERAFAGEGVHADEKDAPSQATDKLPRHEPGAKRALLVPFILLILGVVGGMYVTGGLEAGAWDLFSTMANANVALSLNVGGIIGLIVAFYYLYRYTLSNPVFSSTVRFSGAFQGAKSMLPAISILLLAWMLGAVIGDLGTGSFLADVVAHVNLPAHWLVPILFAMAGLMAFATGSSWGAFGILLPLAGQLMNASPGGNELLIAAFGAVIAGSVFGDHCSPISDTTILSSTGAGCKVSTHVNTQLPYALVAAGSSLVGYVVFAATGMAPAGFAVTLLVLVAAALVLRSRSRGERSVNSGVAAGEA from the coding sequence GTGGTCGAGACCTACCCGATCCTCACCCTCGTTCCACCACTTCTCGCGATTCTCCTCGTCATCATGACGAAACGCGTGCTCATATCCCTCTTCGCGGGCGTTGTCTCGGGGGCGATCCTCATCGCGGACTTCGCGCCACTCGCCTCACTCAAAGAGGTCGGTAAGGCCGCCCTCGGACTCGTGTGGGAAGACGGCGGGCTGAACTGGTACACGATCCTCATCATCGCCTTCCTCCTCGAACTCGGCATCATCACCTCTCTCGTCCTCATGGCAGGCGGGACGTCGGCGTTCTCGGACTGGGTGGAAAAGCGCGTAAAGACACGACGCGGGGCCCAGATCCTCACGGGCCTTTTGAGCCTCTCGTTCTTTATCGACGACTACTTCAACGCTCTTTCGGTGGGGCAGATCGCGCGGCCCATCTCGGATCGGCAACGCGTCTCGCGCGCCAAGCTCTCGTACCTGATCGATTCGGGCGCTGCCCCTGTCGTCGTGCTCATCCCCTTCTCGAGCTGGGGTGCCTCCCTCATCGGCATCATGTCCCCTATCCTCGCGGCCTCCGCTCTTCAGATGAGCGAGGTCGAGGCTTTCGTGCGCGCCGCGCTCATGAACTTTTACGCGGTTGCCGCGCTCGTGTTTTTGTGGCTCGTGATCGCCTGGCAGCTCAATTTCGGGCCCATGCGTAAGGAAGAGGAGCGGGCCTTCGCCGGAGAGGGCGTGCATGCCGATGAAAAGGACGCTCCCAGCCAGGCGACCGATAAGCTTCCGCGTCACGAACCGGGTGCGAAGCGCGCCTTGCTTGTTCCGTTCATTCTGCTCATTCTCGGTGTCGTGGGCGGAATGTACGTCACCGGCGGCCTCGAGGCCGGCGCGTGGGATCTCTTCTCGACGATGGCCAATGCCAACGTGGCGCTGTCCCTCAACGTCGGCGGCATCATCGGCCTCATCGTCGCGTTCTACTACCTGTACCGCTACACCCTCTCCAACCCGGTCTTCTCCTCAACCGTGCGTTTCAGTGGCGCTTTCCAGGGCGCGAAGTCGATGCTTCCCGCGATTTCGATTCTTCTTCTCGCGTGGATGCTCGGCGCCGTCATCGGCGATCTCGGCACGGGCAGCTTCCTCGCCGACGTCGTCGCGCACGTGAACCTCCCGGCCCACTGGCTCGTCCCGATCCTGTTTGCGATGGCCGGTCTCATGGCGTTCGCGACCGGCTCCTCGTGGGGCGCTTTCGGCATTCTGCTGCCGCTCGCGGGCCAGCTCATGAATGCTTCCCCCGGAGGCAATGAGCTTCTGATCGCCGCGTTCGGCGCGGTCATCGCCGGCAGTGTTTTCGGCGATCACTGCTCGCCGATTTCCGATACGACGATCCTGTCGAGCACGGGCGCGGGCTGCAAGGTGAGTACGCACGTGAACACCCAGCTTCCCTATGCGCTCGTCGCGGCCGGATCCTCGCTCGTGGGTTACGTCGTGTTTGCGGCAACGGGAATGGCGCCCGCGGGCTTCGCCGTGACGCTTCTTGTGCTCGTCGCCGCGGCCCTCGTGCTGCGCTCGCGCAGCCGTGGTGAACGATCCGTGAACTCAGGTGTTGCCGCTGGCGAAGCCTGA